Proteins from one Bacteroides zhangwenhongii genomic window:
- a CDS encoding SulP family inorganic anion transporter, translated as MKLFEFKPKLVSCLKNYSKETFMADLMAGIIVGIVALPLAIAFGIASGVSPEKGIITAIIAGFIVSLLGGSKVQIGGPTGAFIVIIYGIIQQYGEAGLIVATLMAGVLLILLGVFKLGAVIKFIPYPIIVGFTSGIAVTIFTTQIADIFGLSFGDEKVPGDFIGKWLIYFRHFDTVNWWNTIVSIISIIIIAISPKFSKKIPGSLIAIIVVTVVVYLMKMYGGIDCIPTIGDRFTINSELPDAVVPTLNWEAIKNLFPVAVTIAVLGAIESLLSATVADGVIGDRHDSNTELIAQGAANIVAPLFGGIPATGAIARTMTNINNGGKTPIAGIIHAVVLLLILLFLMPLAQYIPMACLAGVLVIVSYNMSGWRVFKALLKNPKSDVTVLLITFFLTVIFDLTVAIEIGLIIACVLFMKRVMETTEISVITDEIDPNSELDIAVHEENLIIPKGVEVYEINGPYFFGIATKFEETMAQLGDRPKVRIIRMRKVPFIDSTGIHNLTTLCEMSQKEKITVILSGVNEKVHKVLEKSGFYELLGEENICPNINVALDRAKEIVE; from the coding sequence ATGAAACTATTTGAATTCAAACCTAAATTGGTTTCTTGCCTAAAAAATTATTCAAAAGAAACATTCATGGCAGACTTGATGGCAGGTATCATCGTTGGTATCGTTGCGTTGCCGTTAGCCATTGCCTTTGGTATTGCTTCGGGCGTATCACCCGAAAAGGGTATCATTACCGCTATTATTGCCGGATTTATCGTCTCATTGCTGGGCGGAAGCAAAGTCCAGATCGGCGGACCGACAGGTGCTTTTATCGTCATCATCTACGGAATCATCCAACAATATGGAGAGGCCGGACTGATTGTAGCAACGCTCATGGCAGGTGTTCTCCTTATATTATTAGGAGTATTCAAGCTAGGAGCCGTTATCAAGTTCATTCCTTACCCGATTATCGTAGGTTTCACCAGTGGTATCGCTGTGACCATCTTCACCACACAGATAGCCGATATCTTCGGCCTGTCGTTTGGAGACGAGAAAGTTCCGGGTGACTTTATTGGAAAATGGTTGATTTATTTCCGCCATTTCGACACGGTGAACTGGTGGAATACCATCGTAAGCATTATCAGTATCATCATCATCGCCATCTCACCCAAGTTTTCCAAGAAAATTCCCGGCTCACTGATTGCTATCATCGTGGTGACAGTTGTCGTTTACCTGATGAAGATGTACGGCGGAATTGACTGCATCCCAACCATTGGCGACCGCTTTACAATCAATTCCGAGCTACCCGATGCCGTTGTACCCACATTGAATTGGGAAGCCATTAAAAACTTATTCCCGGTTGCCGTCACGATTGCCGTGTTGGGAGCTATCGAATCACTGTTGTCCGCCACCGTTGCCGATGGTGTGATAGGCGACCGCCACGATTCCAACACAGAACTGATTGCACAAGGTGCAGCGAATATCGTAGCTCCTTTGTTTGGCGGTATCCCCGCTACCGGAGCCATTGCCCGTACTATGACAAATATCAACAACGGAGGTAAGACACCGATAGCCGGAATCATCCATGCAGTCGTCCTGCTGCTGATTCTTCTCTTCCTAATGCCGCTTGCGCAATATATCCCGATGGCATGCCTTGCCGGAGTATTGGTCATCGTTTCCTATAATATGAGCGGATGGCGCGTATTCAAGGCTTTACTGAAAAATCCAAAATCGGATGTAACGGTACTTCTGATCACATTCTTCCTTACTGTTATCTTCGACTTGACAGTTGCCATCGAAATCGGACTTATCATCGCTTGTGTACTCTTTATGAAGCGTGTTATGGAGACTACCGAGATTTCTGTTATCACGGACGAGATTGATCCGAACTCGGAGCTCGATATCGCTGTACACGAAGAGAATCTGATAATCCCCAAAGGAGTGGAAGTATATGAAATCAACGGTCCTTACTTCTTTGGCATCGCCACGAAGTTCGAAGAAACGATGGCGCAATTGGGTGACCGTCCGAAAGTACGTATCATCCGTATGCGTAAAGTTCCGTTTATCGACTCTACGGGTATCCATAACCTGACCACTCTTTGTGAAATGTCGCAGAAGGAGAAGATTACCGTTATCCTTTCCGGAGTCAACGAGAAAGTTCATAAAGTATTGGAGAAATCCGGGTTCTATGAACTATTGGGAGAGGAAAATATCTGTCCGAATATCAATGTAGCATTGGACAGAGCGAAAGAAATTGTAGAGTAA
- the rbr gene encoding rubrerythrin has product MAKSIKGTQTEKNLLTSFAGESQARMRYTYFASVAKKEGYEQISAIFTETADQEKEHAKRMFKFLEGGMVEITASYPAGVIGTTLENLRAAAAGEHEEWSLDYPHFADVAEQEGFPMIAAMYRNISIAEKGHEERYLAFVNNIENMTVFAKEGEVVWQCRNCGYITVGKEAPEVCPACLHPQAYFEVKKENY; this is encoded by the coding sequence ATGGCTAAGAGTATTAAAGGAACTCAGACAGAGAAGAATCTGCTGACTTCATTCGCTGGAGAATCACAGGCAAGAATGCGTTACACTTATTTTGCAAGTGTGGCTAAAAAAGAAGGTTACGAACAGATTTCGGCTATTTTTACTGAAACGGCCGATCAGGAAAAGGAACATGCGAAACGTATGTTTAAGTTCCTGGAAGGTGGTATGGTAGAAATCACTGCCAGCTATCCGGCAGGTGTAATCGGTACTACACTCGAAAATCTTCGCGCTGCCGCTGCTGGTGAACACGAAGAATGGTCGCTGGATTATCCTCATTTCGCAGATGTGGCAGAACAGGAAGGTTTCCCGATGATTGCCGCTATGTATCGTAATATTTCTATTGCTGAGAAAGGTCACGAAGAAAGATATCTTGCTTTCGTGAACAATATCGAGAATATGACTGTATTCGCTAAAGAAGGTGAAGTAGTATGGCAATGCCGTAACTGCGGTTATATCACTGTAGGTAAGGAAGCTCCGGAAGTTTGCCCGGCTTGTTTGCACCCGCAGGCTTACTTCGAAGTGAAGAAGGAAAACTATTAA
- a CDS encoding PD-(D/E)XK nuclease domain-containing protein, producing MELFVPVYRRFIDDRQLEPVIENYFKEYLGQFPAQVFDKINENFVRCSCYEVMSRYLSNCYTFALEQNLPNGRADLVLTGIPGSTFHNDCRVVEFKYFKAKDASMVESLNAPRMEDVKQVDSYVADINHQFPNYRIRTYVVYLAAGKVCKIWELM from the coding sequence GTGGAACTTTTTGTTCCGGTCTATCGGCGTTTTATTGACGACCGTCAGTTGGAACCTGTTATTGAGAACTATTTCAAGGAGTATCTCGGACAATTTCCTGCTCAGGTATTTGATAAGATCAATGAGAATTTCGTCCGTTGTTCTTGCTATGAGGTGATGAGTCGATATCTAAGCAATTGCTATACCTTTGCTTTGGAACAAAATTTGCCCAATGGGCGTGCAGACCTTGTGTTGACCGGTATTCCCGGCTCTACTTTCCATAATGATTGCCGTGTCGTTGAGTTCAAATATTTCAAGGCTAAAGATGCAAGTATGGTTGAAAGCTTGAATGCTCCACGCATGGAAGATGTGAAGCAGGTGGACAGTTATGTTGCTGATATTAATCACCAATTTCCCAACTACAGGATACGTACGTATGTCGTTTATCTGGCAGCAGGAAAGGTGTGTAAGATATGGGAATTAATGTAG
- a CDS encoding Calx-beta domain-containing protein: MKKLGHYLYILMSMTFILASCSSDDNQRLPQIYIDQPFYTLAKGSIELKIKADQAPPTDVSIPILFAGTAVEGVDFTASESSILLKAGETEATFTLTRIEENIGDENKELYVNLQKAPEGFSLGLMNYASVNLLNNNGIIMSFENSTGKIGFSADFSIKLTNMKGGVYKVKVETTFDIEVDESSTAIEGVHYEFVNGAKAVVPINKYIGSFSIRYLKKEEGKDKLILRLANKDGYAIGSNGTLTVTISGPDIFTGTWAFDKITNLSLFTDYMEDIDKAPKGTPSDRITFKGNSYLEYTFTPDLSGDLKNYFGTSPRKITFKEEGNKVFQEERGAKVKVSILEIPDVNVNFSTTYKDIRPALVGFRLITVDSKEVLECTLDDYEPQGEDFGAMIYEFMGSMEDAPLRIHFSKVE, translated from the coding sequence ATGAAGAAATTAGGGCATTATCTATATATATTGATGAGCATGACATTTATTCTTGCTTCCTGTTCATCTGATGATAACCAGCGCCTGCCTCAAATCTATATCGACCAGCCATTCTATACATTGGCCAAAGGGAGTATAGAATTGAAAATAAAGGCTGACCAAGCTCCTCCTACGGATGTCTCTATTCCTATTCTGTTTGCTGGAACGGCTGTTGAAGGTGTAGATTTCACTGCATCGGAATCATCCATCCTACTGAAAGCAGGTGAGACAGAAGCTACTTTTACATTAACCCGTATTGAAGAAAATATCGGTGATGAAAATAAAGAATTATATGTTAATCTACAAAAAGCTCCGGAAGGTTTCTCGTTGGGATTGATGAATTATGCTTCTGTAAACTTATTAAATAATAATGGAATCATAATGTCCTTTGAGAACAGTACAGGAAAAATTGGATTCAGTGCTGACTTCTCTATCAAACTGACTAATATGAAAGGAGGAGTATATAAGGTAAAAGTAGAGACAACCTTCGATATTGAAGTAGATGAAAGTTCTACCGCAATAGAAGGGGTACATTATGAATTCGTAAACGGAGCCAAGGCTGTTGTTCCTATCAACAAATATATAGGAAGTTTCTCTATCAGATACCTGAAGAAAGAAGAAGGGAAAGATAAACTTATCCTCCGTTTAGCTAATAAAGACGGATATGCTATAGGTAGTAACGGCACACTTACTGTCACTATAAGCGGACCGGATATATTTACCGGAACTTGGGCGTTTGATAAAATAACAAATCTCAGTTTGTTCACAGACTATATGGAAGATATCGACAAAGCACCGAAAGGGACACCTTCAGACCGAATAACATTTAAAGGTAATTCTTACTTGGAATATACATTCACTCCCGATCTATCGGGAGATCTGAAGAATTATTTTGGGACATCTCCCCGTAAAATAACTTTCAAAGAAGAAGGAAATAAGGTGTTCCAAGAAGAAAGAGGTGCAAAGGTAAAAGTATCCATACTGGAAATACCTGATGTAAACGTCAATTTCTCTACTACCTACAAAGACATCCGTCCGGCCCTTGTCGGTTTCCGACTAATCACAGTAGATAGTAAAGAAGTATTGGAATGCACATTGGATGATTATGAACCGCAAGGAGAAGATTTTGGAGCCATGATTTATGAATTTATGGGCTCTATGGAAGATGCTCCACTTCGTATTCACTTTAGCAAAGTAGAATAA
- a CDS encoding RagB/SusD family nutrient uptake outer membrane protein: MKKRNIISIAILALLCVSCSNYLDIKPYGRTIPKTAEEFSALIHTRLNSIDAGSDSYLVGNANQWMTWDAVCGDNFETCLTGSGARALATYVGDIIRQNQYTNYYQSLYEFIRDCNIVLNEMEENDTEEANKIRGTAYAIRGAAYYQLLRIFCEVPRTGEFDTQLGLPLVTTFDMEEKPLRSTMQATINQIESDLQKAAGYHINDKIYRFTEDVVKGYQARMYFWTRQWSKALPIAQDLLNKYPLLEGEAYKAMMTNAYELTGNQLLKSYLAVTATGSDDLSGVNTTLKYRPVSLRFLSTFSEEEKTSDIRYALWVNTERQAKKIFFCGMRAAEFKLMEAECYYHMKQEDKALKSINELRAHRINNYTDLTVDKLPALSDKEVIKTDVEGNALTPLMGFILQERRKELFLEGDRFFEQKRNGSPEYWTALNGLKYVTEKYMYTFPIPLHDLDLENGLIQNPGYKEIQNK, translated from the coding sequence ATGAAGAAAAGAAATATAATAAGTATTGCGATACTAGCATTATTATGCGTATCGTGTAGCAACTATTTAGATATAAAGCCTTACGGACGTACCATCCCTAAGACGGCAGAAGAGTTCTCAGCACTTATTCACACACGCCTTAACAGTATTGACGCCGGTTCAGACAGCTATTTGGTAGGTAATGCCAATCAATGGATGACATGGGATGCCGTATGCGGTGATAATTTTGAAACTTGTCTAACCGGATCGGGCGCACGTGCTTTAGCAACATACGTAGGTGATATTATCCGCCAAAATCAATACACCAATTACTACCAATCTCTTTATGAATTTATTCGCGACTGTAATATCGTATTGAATGAAATGGAAGAAAACGATACGGAAGAAGCTAATAAAATTCGGGGGACAGCCTACGCCATAAGAGGTGCGGCATATTATCAATTATTACGGATATTCTGCGAAGTACCCCGTACGGGAGAATTTGACACACAGCTCGGGCTTCCACTTGTGACAACATTTGATATGGAAGAAAAGCCACTCCGCAGTACCATGCAAGCCACTATCAATCAGATAGAATCTGATCTGCAAAAGGCTGCCGGATATCATATCAATGATAAGATCTACCGTTTCACGGAAGATGTCGTAAAAGGATATCAGGCTCGTATGTATTTCTGGACACGGCAATGGAGCAAAGCACTTCCGATAGCCCAAGACTTATTGAATAAATATCCCTTATTGGAAGGTGAGGCATACAAAGCCATGATGACTAACGCGTACGAATTGACGGGCAACCAGCTTTTAAAATCATATCTTGCTGTCACAGCCACCGGCAGCGACGATCTGTCCGGAGTAAATACCACCCTTAAATATCGCCCCGTCAGCCTGCGTTTTTTAAGTACTTTCTCCGAAGAAGAAAAAACAAGCGATATCCGCTATGCACTTTGGGTAAATACCGAACGGCAAGCAAAAAAGATTTTCTTTTGTGGTATGAGAGCAGCCGAATTCAAGCTGATGGAAGCGGAATGTTATTATCACATGAAGCAAGAAGACAAAGCCCTGAAATCCATCAACGAACTGCGGGCGCATCGCATCAATAATTATACCGACCTGACAGTTGACAAACTACCAGCTCTCTCAGACAAAGAAGTCATAAAAACGGATGTAGAGGGTAATGCTCTAACCCCACTAATGGGATTCATTCTGCAAGAACGCAGAAAAGAGTTATTTCTGGAAGGAGACCGTTTCTTTGAGCAAAAACGGAATGGCTCACCGGAATATTGGACAGCACTCAATGGCCTAAAGTATGTGACAGAGAAATATATGTATACTTTTCCAATTCCTTTGCACGATTTGGATTTAGAGAACGGATTGATACAAAATCCTGGATATAAAGAGATACAAAATAAATAA
- a CDS encoding SusC/RagA family TonB-linked outer membrane protein, with product MKYQKTFKAFVFVCLCCMATILFAQKPQGDATILVKVTIVDVDKNPLPGATVKVTGKAQGVVANDQGEVSLWVDRNTQIEFKYVGMKPLFMRVTKPLSGYITLEDETSELDQVVVTGYQRTTKRRTTGSLATLTAKDLKGAPTANLDMLMQGKVAGMDVKAVSGRPGESAKIRIRGTNTITGNAEPLWVVDGVPLQKDIPSISSSQIRAGDFNEIFANGISGINPNDIESITVLKDASATAIYGSRAAGGVIVVTTKRGKEGKMSINYSANVSIVTRPPGNANLMNSSEKLAWEQELWNEFSAKGFADGTHYPVIGAVGMIRSGYGKYANMTLEQQNAEIARLGEQTTDWFDELFQNSVSNSHYLSLSGGSEKNSYYVSLGYSKNNGLVKKTDYERYNVSAKLDMKPNKRVKLGISADMAIQESTSPSLNVDPFKYAYFANPYERIYNEDGSYAADNTYYSITHANGAYDKLLPDGGYNIFREINETSNETKNMSASLIANLSVNILDNLSFEGLASYGYVTNASDNINGKNTYAAWQDRPFEGSASSISKRTYGSITQTNAYNTNYNLRGQLHYFNTFGRDHYISALLGSEIRGQYSKSIYEKRYGYDPISGNSSIPIYPESMDIGYNNLISYAAIVDQLSGQSIVEDAFASFYLSLDYVFKQRYILSLTGRTDGSNNFGSNEQFNPTGSVGLSWNVDQEEFMKPLKPIISTLSLRAAFGYTGNINKSVYPQLVMDYENSFRKADNDYYRMGTLRNAPNAKLRWEKTRDMKISMDIGFLNDRLRLQGELYDRRTRDAVTNVPVVYTTGFSSQSYNTSELLNQGAEVTISANVLKTKDWNLSLTANIAYNRNKLLKYSSPNGSIFNSNYVGYPLSSIVSGKVIGIDEKLGIYAYATRPDVTMSTEADRGEAKNYAFYLGTSNAPTNGGYSISLSYKKINLSLGGSYSLGGKILNNITCPVSYTMLNESSSPIESIPTQENDLYTNFLNVTKDRVNRWTKDNPITNGYPRIIDAYGEYLGLDNYMTISSQITRASMLEKVSYFKLGSLLLSYNFENEWLKRARISSLALSFSVSNLFIITNYSGIDPETPGAVYPTPRTFSMGVSIGF from the coding sequence ATGAAGTATCAGAAAACATTCAAAGCATTCGTGTTTGTCTGTCTCTGTTGCATGGCTACAATCCTGTTCGCTCAAAAGCCGCAAGGCGATGCGACCATTCTAGTGAAAGTAACCATTGTAGACGTAGACAAGAATCCCTTGCCCGGTGCAACAGTAAAAGTTACCGGTAAGGCACAGGGAGTAGTGGCTAACGACCAAGGAGAAGTTTCTCTGTGGGTAGACCGGAACACCCAGATTGAATTTAAGTATGTGGGTATGAAACCGCTATTCATGCGAGTAACCAAGCCACTGTCCGGCTATATCACATTAGAAGATGAAACCTCCGAACTGGATCAGGTAGTAGTCACCGGATACCAACGTACGACCAAACGCCGTACTACCGGTTCACTGGCAACACTGACAGCCAAAGACCTGAAAGGAGCCCCTACAGCCAATTTGGATATGTTGATGCAAGGAAAAGTTGCCGGAATGGACGTGAAAGCTGTTTCCGGTCGCCCGGGAGAATCGGCCAAAATACGTATTCGTGGTACAAACACAATTACAGGTAATGCAGAACCATTGTGGGTGGTAGACGGGGTACCTTTGCAGAAAGATATTCCAAGCATATCAAGCAGCCAAATCCGTGCAGGTGATTTCAATGAAATCTTTGCAAATGGTATCTCCGGAATTAACCCAAACGACATTGAATCTATCACAGTATTGAAGGATGCTTCAGCAACAGCCATTTATGGCTCTCGTGCAGCAGGAGGCGTTATTGTAGTAACAACCAAACGAGGAAAAGAAGGGAAAATGAGTATTAATTATTCAGCCAATGTTTCTATCGTCACAAGACCTCCAGGCAACGCTAATCTAATGAACTCCAGTGAGAAACTGGCTTGGGAGCAAGAGTTATGGAATGAATTCTCTGCCAAAGGTTTTGCCGATGGTACTCACTATCCGGTTATTGGCGCGGTCGGCATGATTCGATCCGGGTACGGGAAATACGCCAATATGACTTTAGAACAGCAAAATGCGGAAATAGCCCGTCTTGGCGAACAAACAACTGATTGGTTTGACGAATTATTTCAAAATTCAGTTTCAAACAGCCATTATCTTTCTCTCTCCGGAGGATCGGAAAAAAACTCTTATTACGTTTCCTTAGGATATTCGAAAAACAATGGACTAGTAAAAAAGACCGATTACGAACGCTACAATGTAAGTGCCAAACTTGATATGAAGCCCAACAAACGGGTGAAACTAGGTATCTCTGCTGATATGGCTATACAGGAATCCACTTCACCATCACTGAATGTTGACCCTTTCAAGTATGCCTATTTTGCCAATCCATACGAAAGAATATACAACGAAGACGGATCATATGCAGCAGACAATACATATTACAGTATAACTCATGCTAATGGTGCTTATGACAAATTATTACCGGATGGTGGATACAATATTTTCCGGGAAATCAATGAAACATCCAACGAGACCAAGAATATGTCCGCATCATTAATCGCTAATCTAAGTGTTAACATCTTAGACAATTTAAGTTTCGAAGGATTGGCCTCTTACGGATATGTGACAAATGCCTCCGATAATATCAATGGCAAAAACACATACGCCGCTTGGCAGGACCGCCCATTTGAAGGTAGTGCTAGTAGTATATCTAAGCGTACATACGGTTCTATTACTCAGACCAATGCTTATAACACCAATTACAATTTACGCGGCCAGCTCCATTATTTCAACACCTTCGGTCGCGACCATTATATAAGCGCATTGTTAGGCTCGGAGATACGAGGACAATATTCCAAAAGCATCTACGAAAAACGATATGGATATGATCCCATATCCGGTAATTCTTCTATCCCTATATATCCGGAAAGTATGGATATAGGCTATAACAACCTGATTTCGTATGCAGCCATCGTTGATCAGCTATCCGGTCAAAGTATTGTAGAAGACGCCTTCGCTTCTTTTTACCTTTCATTAGACTATGTATTCAAGCAACGTTATATTCTCAGTTTGACAGGACGTACCGATGGCTCGAATAATTTCGGTAGCAATGAACAATTCAACCCTACCGGCTCTGTCGGTCTATCTTGGAATGTTGATCAGGAAGAGTTCATGAAACCTTTAAAACCTATTATCAGCACTTTATCTTTACGAGCTGCATTCGGATATACAGGAAACATTAATAAGTCTGTTTATCCACAATTGGTAATGGATTATGAAAACTCATTCCGCAAAGCCGACAATGATTATTACCGCATGGGAACATTACGGAATGCCCCGAACGCCAAATTACGCTGGGAAAAAACACGCGATATGAAAATCTCTATGGATATAGGTTTTCTGAATGACCGTCTGCGCCTGCAAGGTGAACTTTATGACAGACGTACACGAGATGCCGTGACCAATGTACCGGTGGTTTACACTACAGGATTTTCATCTCAAAGTTATAACACCTCAGAGCTGCTGAATCAAGGAGCGGAAGTGACAATAAGCGCAAATGTATTGAAAACTAAAGATTGGAATCTTTCATTAACTGCCAATATTGCTTACAACCGTAATAAGTTGCTAAAATATTCCTCGCCTAATGGAAGCATTTTCAATTCTAACTACGTAGGCTACCCATTAAGTTCTATTGTCAGTGGAAAAGTAATAGGCATTGATGAGAAATTAGGAATTTATGCTTATGCCACCCGTCCGGACGTTACAATGTCTACGGAAGCAGACCGTGGTGAAGCTAAAAACTATGCTTTCTATTTGGGAACCAGTAACGCACCTACCAACGGAGGATATTCCATCTCTTTATCATACAAGAAAATAAACCTGAGTTTAGGAGGTTCTTATTCTTTAGGAGGAAAAATACTGAACAATATCACTTGTCCGGTATCCTACACTATGCTGAATGAATCATCCTCACCCATTGAAAGTATTCCTACACAAGAAAATGACCTGTATACCAATTTCCTGAACGTAACAAAAGACCGTGTGAATCGTTGGACAAAAGACAACCCGATAACCAATGGATACCCACGTATCATTGATGCGTATGGAGAATATCTCGGACTGGATAATTACATGACAATCAGTAGCCAGATCACTCGTGCCTCGATGTTGGAGAAAGTATCTTATTTCAAACTCGGATCATTATTATTAAGCTATAACTTTGAAAACGAATGGCTTAAAAGAGCACGTATCAGTTCATTGGCATTGTCATTCAGTGTTAGCAACTTATTTATAATAACCAACTATTCCGGTATTGACCCCGAAACCCCAGGAGCAGTTTATCCTACTCCACGTACCTTCTCTATGGGAGTTTCTATCGGATTTTAA